A region from the Medicago truncatula cultivar Jemalong A17 chromosome 6, MtrunA17r5.0-ANR, whole genome shotgun sequence genome encodes:
- the LOC11413020 gene encoding eukaryotic translation initiation factor NCBP codes for MDFTSSKNNNNASENNTENTHQIVDSSDSYNVKETEERQSRELKAGLHPLKSKFVFWYTRRVPGIRNQSYEDNIKKIVEFSTVEGFWVCYCHLARPSSLPIPTDLHLFKEGIRPLWEDSANCNGGKWIIRFKKAVSGRFWEDLVLALVGDQLDYGDNICGAVLSIRFNEDIVSVWNRNASDHQAVMALRDSIKRHLKLPHGYVMEYKPHDASLRDNSSYRNTWLRG; via the exons atGGATTTCACATCAtccaagaacaacaacaacgcATCAGAAAACAACACCGAAAACACTCACCAAATCGTCGATTCTTCTGATTCTTACAACGTCAAAGAAACCGAAGAACGACAATCTCGTGAACTCAAAGCTGGTCTTCACCCTCTTAag AGCAAATTTGTGTTTTGGTACACTCGTCGGGTACCTGGAATTCGAAACCAATCATACGAGGATAACATTAAGAAGATTGTTGAATTCAGTACG gTTGAAGGATTTTGGGTCTGCTATTGCCATCTTGCTCGTCCTTCTTCTTTGCCTATTCCAACAGATTTGCATCTTTTCAAAGAAGGAATTCGTCCTTTATGGGAG GACTCTGCTAACTGCAATGGTGGAAAATGGATTATACGATTCAAAAAGGCTGTCTCAGGTCGCTTTTGGGAGGATCTG GTGCTTGCCTTGGTGGGTGACCAACTTGATTATGGTGATAACATTTGTGGTGCAGTACTAAGCATTCGATTCAACGAGGACATAGTGAGTGTCTGGAATCGCAATGCCTCTGATCATCAG GCTGTAATGGCTTTGAGAGATTCGATCAAGCGTCACCTAAAGCTTCCTCACGGCTATGTTATGGAGTACAAACCACATGATGCTTCTCTTCGAGACAATTCATCTTACAGGAACACTTGGTTGAGAGGCTAG